The DNA segment ACCTCTACCTCTATCACCATCAACACTTCCGATATGAAGGTGGTCTTACAAGATTCGGGAAATCTTGTTTTGCAAGGTACAAATGAGGAAAATAGGGAAAACGTAGTATTGTGGCAAAGCTTTGACCATCCAACTGATAGTTTTCTACCTGTGATGAAATTGGGGGTTAGCCATGGGAGAAACTTCTCACTTACTTCTTGGTTCAGTGATTCAATCCCTGCGTCTAGGTCGTTTACAATGGAATGGGATCCTGCACGAAATCGATTAGTAGTTCGGCTTAGAGAGAGGATTTTGTGGACAAATGGTGAAGATTTTGAAAATATTGGCCCTTCGGATCCATTTAATATGAATTATGATTTCACTAATGTTTCTAATCCAAATTGGAAGTACGTTTATTATACTCTTGTAATTTAGTCAATACACTCTTGAAGAGCGAAGGAAAAACTGTAGGTTAGTGTTGCAGGACGATCGGGATTTACAACTTAGAGATATCTATACAATCAATTTACAAATCTGTGATAGTAATACCACAAAGAATGGTTGCGAGAGATGGGAAGGACCAAAGTGCCGAAAGAAAGGTGATAAGTATGAATTAAGAACCATATGATATACACATAAAGATTCTTTAAATGACACACTATATGGAAACACCAATCTTTCCTTGAACGATTGTAAGGACATATGTTGGAAAGACTGCAAATGTTTGGGAGTTGAAGCGGAGAAGGACCTTGGTTGTCGATTTATTTTAGGGCATTATGAAGAAGGTGTGTTGGATGGACTTTCATTTCAACTTATAATTCGCAACTGTCCAAGTTTAATATCGCATGCTGATGTTCCAATCTTTGAACTTGTTTTGATTCGGTAGTATAGTATAAAGACAATCAAATTCATGAATACCTCTCCTGTTGTGTACATTGCTTGCAGAGTCGAAAACTTGGATATGGATTTTAATCTCTCTAGCAATCGCTCTAATGATCATAGTACTGCTTTCCACTCTGTTTTATTTGAGAAGGCGAAGGCAAATTAGAAAGGAAGGTACTAAAATGGAGGGGAATCTCAAATTCTTAATCAATTGATGTTTCAGtagtattctttttttttaatgtataattCAACTTTGCTTTGAACAGAAGAGTACCTACTTGACTTAATGACTTCagaagatgcaagtgacgtatcaGAACTTCAAACTGGAAACAATGGTCGTAATCTAAACATATATACAGCAGGTTTAATCATGTCTGCTAAAAATGGCTTCTCACCAGATAATTTGCTTGGAAAAGGAGGCTTTGGAGGTGTTTGCCAACCGCCCCATAAGTGAATTAGTGATAATGATTTCATCAATCTGCCTCTAACACTTGAAAACTTGTTAAATCATTAGGGAACATTGGGTGATGGACAAGAAGTTGCAATAAAGAGATTATCAAGCGGATCAAGCCAAGGGCTAGTGGAGTTCAAAAATGAGCTTATACTTATAGCCAAACCGCAACACACAAACCTTGGCTCTTAGGCTTTTGCGttcaaggagaagagaaaatgctTGTCTATGACTACATGCCTAATAAAAGCTTGGACACTTTTATCTTTGGTCGGTAGTACCAACTCTTTAGTTATTTCTTCAACTGTCGATGCTAATTTCTATGTTTacattgtctttttttttttcctttctaacAGATGACTCCAAAATGAAGCTATTGAAGGGATAACTCAAGGGCTACTTTATCTTCATAAATACTCGAGATTGAGAATAATTCACAGAGATCTGAAGTTGAGTAACATATTGCTTGATGAAAACATGAACCCCAAGATATCAGATTTTGGGTTGGCCAAGATATACATAACGAATGCAGCTGGATCAAATACGAAACAGATTGTCGGCAGATAGTAAGTACACACTTCCTGTTTCCATGTCTTGTCCAATGAAAGAATATGGTTATTAACTGTACTGTTGATGAATTCATGCAATAGTTACATGTCTCCTGAATATGCAATGGAAGGCATATTCTCTGAAAAATCTGATGATTACAGTTTCAGAGTTATGGTTTTGGAAGTTGTCAGTGGTCAGAAAAATAGCAACCATTTTGAGTTTGATCGTCCACTTAACCTGGTTGGATACGTAAGTTCATATCATTTTCTTGCAGTAGTTAGCATAGACTAAGCTTTACCGATATAAAACAaacaccattttttttttaaCCCCATGATTGATGTCTGCAGGCATAGGAACTACGGAAACATGGTGGAGCATTACAATTAATGGATCCGGCTTTAAGTGATTCATGTTTTAAACGATACCAAGTTTTAAGATGCATTACATTGAGTCTGCTATGCGTGGAAGATAATCcattggataggacaacgatgtCTGATGTTATCTCTGTGCTAATTGGAAAGATGCAATTGGCATTGCCAAAACAGCCTGCAATAAGGATTGTAGAAACATATATAGAGAGCAAAGAGGTGGAAATTTACTCATTGAACGGCCTAACCGTGTCTACCATGGATGCAAGATGACCAAAAGACTTGTACTcatgttaatttttatgttttccagccaagattattttttttttatattacaccagtgtaaaaattaaagtagacttatatattttcataactatttatataattaatccGGTCTATTTATATTGatcatacatataaaatttaatgtaaatttaactatttattttatataaaatattaatatgtttaataGACTACATGCACATAACATATAATTGCTTATTGACAATTCTTTCTTATATGGTTATAGGTAGGGGAATAAATTTACGACGTCGTATTGCTTTTTGTACTTTGTTTTCTAAAAAAGTTTAGATTTTTCTTTATCGACCTAATTGATTATTGTAAAAATGGTTTGCAGCCATTGATGAGCATCAAGACAGGACCACTTGTTCAAACTTTTGAAAGTAATATCCTCAGCTGGACGACTTTTTTTTCCTGATGAAATCCTTTTCTGTAAGACTTATGATTGGTTAAACGAGCAGTGGTGGTGCCTTTTCTGAAAGTACATCTGTTACATGTGCGGCAACTAAAGCAAAGGTGAACGCTGTTTTAGGACAAATTCCCTAAACTGCTCGGCTCATGAATTCCTTTCTCAGTTTCCCCAAACCCTAAGTTTCTGCTCACACTTTCCTCATATTTCAGGTGATCAGGTCAGTCTTCCCTAAACGTTCTTAATATTCCTGTTAGGGTTTATTTTCCCAGTATATACATGTATACTTATCTGCTGTTTTTCCCTTGAATGAAAGAAAATGGGAAACTTTCTGGGTGTTCTTCTTACATCTGGAAACCCTTGCGATGCTAAAgaataaattttgatagaaaaagaTGAACGTCTCGATTTTAGATTTTATGATGTGGGTCAACTTCTGTTTATCAAAATAATGACCTGTTAGTGATTTTTGATGTTTTCGTATCTTCTTGGCTAGCATAGTAATTGGTTCAGCTTTGAATATTCCATGCTTCCCCTTTTGTTTTGCTACAATTTAGGGTTAGTAACTGCAAAATAATAGATTAGGTTGTGTTCCTTTggttttcaattcaattttagaATTACACTTCAACAGCTTTGTTCATATGACATTCATGaaaatcttttgtttttgtttatcaAGCTTTGAAGATTCCTTAACTTTCCCTTTGTTTTGCTACAATTTTAGTAATAGTACCTGCTGAATAATAGATCAGATTGTATGATTTTTGGTTTTCGATTCTATTCTAGAATTACACTTTAAGAGTTATTGCGAATGAACTTGTCTCAATCTGCATAGTTCTGGAATTTGATTGAGAGTTTGATTTTGATATTAGAATGGCTTCAAGTGATAATGGAAATCTGAAAGAGCAAATTGAAGAATCCAATGATACTAAAACAACAGGGCAAATTTCTCTTCACGTTTCATCGTCACAAAAGATGCTTCTAAACAGTGAAAACCCTCAAAGAAAGCCATTTATGAACTTTATGTCTCCACCAAGTAGATTCAAGTTTCTCAACTTTAGCTCTGCATCTGCTAGTTTCAAGCGTTTAGCCGAAGAAAGAGATGAGGTTTCTCGGTTGGTGGCTTCTTCAAGTGGTCATAGGATACGAGAACGTCTGACTGGGGTTTTTGCTAAAAAGATTGATTGGGTTTCTCTCATGAAAATGTGTAAGGAATGGATTAGGGACCCTATGAATATGGCCCTTTTTGCATGGATCCTGGCTGTTGCTATCTCGGGTGCTATTCTGTTCCTTGTGATGACTGGAATGTTGAATAAAGCGCTCCCTAAGAAGTCCCAGAGAGATGCCTGGTTCGAAGTCAACAATCAAATTCTCAATGCTCTGTTTACTCTCATGTGTTTGTACCATCACCCTAAGCGTTTTTACCATCTTGTACTTCTTTGTAGATGGAAACCAGAAGATGTTTCCCGACTCAGAAAGGTATACTGTAAGAATGGGACCTATAAGCCCCATGAGTGGGCACATATGATGTTGGTTGTTGTGCTACTTCATATCAACTGTTTTGCTCAGTATGCTCTTTGTGGTCTGAACTGGGGATACAGGAGATCTGAGCGACCTCCTATTGGTGTTGGGATATGTATGTCATTTGCAATAGGTGCACCTGCATTGGCTGGTCTTTACACCATTGTTAGCCCTCTTGGGAAGGATTATGTTTCTGAAGAGGACGAGGAAGCACAGGGGGGAATTGATGCTGGTGAAATTAGATCAGAGCATTCAAGACGAAAATCATTCGAGAGGAGATATTCATTTGCATCCGGCGAGGGAGAAAGAATTGTTGAAAGCAGACCGCTCTGGAGTGGAGGGATACTAGACATCTGGGATGACATTTCTCTAGCATATCTTTCTGTTTTTTGTACCTGTTGTGTGTTTGGGTGGAACATGGAGAGGCTCGGTTTCGGGAACATGTATGTACATATTGCTACTTTTCTCCTGTTTTGTATGGCTCCGTTCTGGATTTTCAATTTGGCTGCTGTGAATATCGATAATGAGACTGTCAGAGAGGCTCTTGGTTTTACCGGAATTGTTCTTTGTCTGTTTGGTTTATTGTATGGTGGCTTCTGGAGGATTCAAATGAGGAAGAGATTTAATTTGCCAGCTTACAAGTTTTGTTTCGGACATCCAGCAGTAGGTGATTGCACGCTATGGCTATGCTGTTGTTGGTGTGCCCTTGCTCAGGAAGCACGCACCGGGAATTCTTATGATATTGTAGAAGATAAGTTCTTAAGAAAGCAAACAAACAATGGTAACGAGGTGCGAATGTCACCTTTACCTCGTGAACAAGGGATTGTACGATTTAGTTCTGACCCTAGTTCTTTGCTCGGGTATGGTTGTAGCCCAACCACGAGATTTACAACCAATTCTCCAAGTCCCAGAATGATTTCAAAGGAATATTATAGCCCTGACCGACAGCTTTCTACAGTGAAAGAAGAGTTTTCCATAGCAGTTAAAGATGAAAC comes from the Gossypium hirsutum isolate 1008001.06 chromosome A06, Gossypium_hirsutum_v2.1, whole genome shotgun sequence genome and includes:
- the LOC107955759 gene encoding uncharacterized protein — its product is MASSDNGNLKEQIEESNDTKTTGQISLHVSSSQKMLLNSENPQRKPFMNFMSPPSRFKFLNFSSASASFKRLAEERDEVSRLVASSSGHRIRERLTGVFAKKIDWVSLMKMCKEWIRDPMNMALFAWILAVAISGAILFLVMTGMLNKALPKKSQRDAWFEVNNQILNALFTLMCLYHHPKRFYHLVLLCRWKPEDVSRLRKVYCKNGTYKPHEWAHMMLVVVLLHINCFAQYALCGLNWGYRRSERPPIGVGICMSFAIGAPALAGLYTIVSPLGKDYVSEEDEEAQGGIDAGEIRSEHSRRKSFERRYSFASGEGERIVESRPLWSGGILDIWDDISLAYLSVFCTCCVFGWNMERLGFGNMYVHIATFLLFCMAPFWIFNLAAVNIDNETVREALGFTGIVLCLFGLLYGGFWRIQMRKRFNLPAYKFCFGHPAVGDCTLWLCCCWCALAQEARTGNSYDIVEDKFLRKQTNNGNEVRMSPLPREQGIVRFSSDPSSLLGYGCSPTTRFTTNSPSPRMISKEYYSPDRQLSTVKEEFSIAVKDETMIPPSPSSMTQREET